From the Paenibacillus sp. FSL H8-0548 genome, one window contains:
- a CDS encoding CxxH/CxxC protein gives MYCVCKEHIEKALDRFVDEYEDAPDVVDLKETQFADWDPPRKCDFCDEPATFLVV, from the coding sequence ATGTATTGTGTATGTAAAGAACATATTGAAAAGGCATTGGATCGATTTGTAGATGAATACGAGGATGCGCCAGATGTGGTGGATTTAAAGGAAACGCAATTTGCAGATTGGGACCCACCGCGGAAATGCGATTTTTGTGATGAACCAGCTACTTTTTTGGTGGTTTAA